From the genome of Gallus gallus isolate bGalGal1 chromosome 4, bGalGal1.mat.broiler.GRCg7b, whole genome shotgun sequence:
ATTCTAATACAGAGGGTTGTTCATGCACCTATGAATGGATGTGTTAAGAGAAGGGGAAGTATCCCAGTGCTGTAAGCCCTGGAAAGAATCTCGTCAAGTCATGCCTGCGCTGCTTTCACTCTGCAGGTGTGGTTCTCATATAAACTTAATCTTGTACAAACATGAGCAGTTGACAAAAGGAGTTGTCTTTATCTCCTGTCTCCCTACCTTTCTTCCACAGGGTTTGGGCTTGATAATTTGATGggagaatatttatttctaatgctGAGTCAGTTCATTAAATTTGAACTCATTAGTTTAGGAGATCATGGATTGTGTAGCTGAGGGACAAGGAGAGCTATGAACACCTCTTTTTGCCTGCAGCCTTGGAAATACTGTAAGATTCATTCTTGAATGTACTTAAAGAACCACTTGTAGAGTGATGCTATTTGTTGCTCATGGTAGTAGCATTAAGCGTGTAAATAACTGATGCCTAGAATCTGTTATGTGAATAGCAGCTCAGTGTGGATGAAATCTTTCAGACTATGGTTTGAGTGTTTTGAGTAAGAAAcgggtatttatttattttttagttctCTGCTATATAAAGCTGCAGAGGCACTACTTCAGGTTTGACAGactgaaaacacacagcatgAAGTAAAAGCATCTCTGTCTGAAAAGATTTCATCTGTTTGGGCATAGCAGTTTTACTGTCCTGTGTGCCCTGAGTGACTAATGTGTGGCATTCACcttaactgcttttttttaatgtgctttttcttttttcttttttttttttttccagccaggGTTAAAAGAAGTGGTGGAGTCCTGTCGaggaagaaatctcttcttttccACCAGTATTGATGATGCCATCAGAGAAGCTGATCTTGTATTCATCTCTGTgagtttgtttattctttttgctGTGTTGCCTTTCTGTTAGGAAGAGTCCTCTGTTCTCTCATAAAGATTCATTTAGCCATGCTGTGTCACCATGCCACAGacttcttggttttgtttttatctgtggGAAAAGTAGTAAGCAAGCTTTTTATATTAGTGTTATCTTGCAATTTGTTTTCTCTAGCCAGGAGAGTACTTGGCAGACCAACAGGCCCTAAGTCAAAATGATAATGCCAATATTTATCTTGGTGAGGTGCAGGGGGCCTTAGAGCAGAACATAGTGCAGTTCTGTCATTGTAGTGTGCTGAGGTCTGTGGGATTTCAATATTTATATGGTTCCTAGATGGGGATGTAAGATCCCAGTCTGATCATCAGTTACAAAGGTGGCTTATTTCTAGAAGATTTGAAAATTCTGTGAATTAATGAAATAGGAGCTGGCAGGTTTTTCCCCTAATATCATCCATGAAGTTTATCACTGTTTCTAAGTTACTGACACCATTTGGAAGCAGGTTCAGTCAAACATAAACAACCTTATCAAGAAAGGTCATACTGCTTATAATGTGGAGCCTAAAAGGACtgatttctgttcattttggtAGGCCACAGTTGGGTTTTGTTACTGAAGTCCTCCTTTTTTTAGGTTCCCTCTTTGTTAGGGCACCTCACTACAGAGCTCTCTTTCTGACACTATTTTTCTCCATTGAGGGGTAGAGTGAATGTTGCTTAGTTGGATGACTGCCACTGATGCAACCCATGTATTGCCCCCTGGCTTCCTGTCATTGACTGAAGAAATGCTGTTGTGTTTTACACATCGTTTCTATTTCTTTGAGTTTGTAATGAAAAGGATCCTCTGTCTTGATCTAAGTGTGCTTTCCTGCATGTTTTCTGTGTACTTCACTGTAATGATTTCCAGCAGCTTTACACTTATGTTGAAAGTGTAACTGCCTCGCTAGCTGCAGGATTCTACATATAATCTTTATACTTACAACATGGGACAGGAAACAAAAGATGACTGTCTGTAAGCATAAAGAAATTATTGCTTTGTCTAGAATATAAGGCCCAAGTCTCACAgaagcctgcagagctgctatGAATTGCTCTTGTTTGAATTCTGTTTGAATAGAGGCCACTGAGAACAAAATGGGTAACTGAGAAAGCTAATAGCTGTTCATCTGATATGGCAACTACAGTAATTGTGAGGTAGGACCAAACTGGGCTCAGGGAAGCAAAGCATCTGTCATAACGTAAGACCTACTGAATAGGTGAAATCGATAACAGACCTAAAATGTTTCTTCCCTGGCCATGTCTCTGTAACTAGGTTAACACTCCCACAAAGACCTATGGGATGGGAAAAGGGAGAGCAGCTGATCTGAAATACATTGAAGCTTGTGCTAGACGAATTGTACAAAACTCAAATGGCTATAAAATTGTCACTGAGAAAAGCACAGTTCCAGTACGTGCTGCAGAGAGCATTCGTCGGATATTTGATGCTAATACTAAGCCCAACTTGGATTTGCAGGTAAGTGTGATATCAGATGTGGATTTCTGAGCAGgttgttttcagattttatttttttttgcctgttgtTTGTTATTTCACACTTTATCTCTGTGCCTACAGGTGCTGTCTAACCCAGAGTTCCTTGCAGAAGGAACAGCAATCAAGGACTTGAAAAACCCAGACAGGGTGCTCATTGGTGGTGATGATTCTCCAGAGGGACAGAAAGCTGTCCGTGCTCTTTGTGCTGTTTATGAGCACTGGGTGCCTAAAGAAAAAATCCTCACAACCAATACCTGGTCGTCAGAACTCTCTAAACTGGTTAGTGTTACTCATTCCTGTTACTGCAGTCAGTGAAGGATACAAGAGAAGAAGCTCTTAGGCAGACTCTTAGGGAGAGTGGGTGGTGCAGACGGGAAAGACATCTGGAATTTGGAGGACCCAGTTTATGTCAAAGGATATTCATCTTTTCCAGTGATCCAGTTGAGCTAATAGATGATATCAGCTCCTTGCCTTACTTTTATTCCTGTAATTAATTAATAGGAGTTAACTGCCAGTAGAGCAGCTGCCTTCATAAAATGTTTCCAACTCTGCAACTTCAGTACTATGTTGTTATGCTTACGTAAATGCCAGGTAATGAGAACTACTACGCTCCTTACTACTACTTAGTGTCTCAATAGGGCTACATAGTATTGAAGGAGGAGTTACTCTAGTATCTAGCTCCTTGTTGATCTGTGGGCATCCTGGTTTCCAGAACAACTAAGCTCTCTCTACTCTGTactatgttttggttttattttgtttttttttttttaattctcaggCAGCTAATGCTTTCCTTGCCCAAAGAATCAGCAGCATTAACTCAATCAGTGCTCTATGTGAAGCTACAGGAGCAGATGTTGAAGAAGTAGCGAGAGCTATTGGAACTGACCAAAGGATTGGAAATAAGTTTCTGAAAGCCAGTGTTGGTGAGTGGAAAAAtatcttccccccccccccccctcccccaacccCAAGTGTCACAGATGACAGGCACTCTGCAAAAAATGTCTTCCCAGTTTTGCTTGGAAATAGCTGTTGGTGGCCTGAGGAAAGCAGATGTCTCTAGAACACATAACAGCCACTTCTAACTTCTGTAATAAGATGTGGTACTGGTGCAACTTAAAGATTTATGGAATGAGATTAAATCATTCAGCCTTCATGCTAGAAAGTGTGACTTGTagcattattttcatctttttttttttagtaagtaCATACAGGAGTGAAAGTAAATAGTAAATGCATTACCAAAATTCCTATTAGGTTATTCAGCCTATGTGGCTGGGACTGAGTTGTAGGGGTCAAGGATCCTTCTATTAATTGTTTCAAACCTCCTTTAGTTACTTGTGATCTTTGGTTCTTGCCTGTGATTAGATAGCCATtcagaggaaggggaggagatAACCTCCCCTTTACGTGCTTATTCTGAGAAATATTCATACCTCTGTAGGTGGTACTACTGGAAAGTACATCTGCTGTCTAGAGGCTCTTCAGTTTCTCTGAGCCTGGCTTAAATCCCATTTTGACTTAAATGGGATCTGAAGCAAACTGTAGGATTTTGTAACTGACAAAAAGCAGGTTGAGGAGTTTGAGTCAAAGATTTGTAAGGTTTTTTCACTTACTAGCAGTGATATGATGGAGGAAAAACTATAATGCTGTCAATGGTTTCCAAAAGCTACTTGATTACGAAGTCTGGAGTAATACCTTGCTATTACAGGCCACTTCTGAAATaacaatcctttttttttcagggtttgGAGGcagctgttttcagaaagatgtCTTGAATTTAGTGTACCTTTGTGAGGCACTGAACTTACCTGAAGTAGCCCGCTACTGGCAACAGGTACGAGTTtaaaacttctgtattttttttgaCAGAGTGATATTTCTTCAGTACTCAGCCTTAGAGCATTGTCCACATGCTTCTTCCCTGCCTTGGTGTTCAGGCAGggatacttttaaaaatactcatGTTGGGGGTTGGGCTGAGAACCTGAGTAACTTGATACTCATGGGATCTTAGCCTTTGTTTGGAGTTAATTAACTTGTTTGAACCAAATTAATTGTGAAGCTCTCTAGAAGCAGTAATAGAAAATGTGAAGCATAAGCATAACCTGGCTCTGGCTTTGCAGGAGTCCATTCACTAACAAGTCCCCCATACTGCTTTCTAGTTTCAACCTGACGCCTGGTTGGATGTCACTCAACTTTCTACTTAAAAACAGTCTCAGAAAACCTTGTTTATATATAAACTTTTGTCAGCTTCTTATATTATCAGTTCTGTCCTGTAGCTTTGTACATCACATTTGTATGGTTTAACCTCCAGCAAGGGGCTAGTTATCATCCCAGCTACTTTCTTGCAACTCTTAGTCGTCTGCTTGAGACAAGACTTGGGTTTTATGCAGTCTGCCTCTGAAGAAGTTCAGTTTGGTATGTTCCATAAATGCTTTCATTAGCATAGTCTAGACCGTGGTAGAGAGGATTGCAGTACTGTCATTGGAGCTGAGACTAACATACCACATGAATTTTGTGCAAGTGCCCAGGAGGGGTCTGATTTAATGTGGGACTTGGGTGCTTTAATATAGCAGAGGAGTCTAGACCCTGAGATTTGTTTGTGTTGCTTTTAATCTGTATAAGGTGTGAAGAGGACACAATCCTTGAAGCAGTAGGAGCTGTAGGAATTAACCATGTTATCTTAATAAGCTGGTGAacaatggaggaaaaaaatactgtcttgAAAGAGACAAGAGACAACTTCAGTTTAGACTTCTTGGTTCTAGGTCTACTTCTGAGAAGGCAACATACTTGATATCTTAGCAGCTCAAGTGTATAGAAACACAATTTTCTGTGGGtgttttcatggaatcattaaggctggaaaagacctcaaaatCATCCAGTCTAACTGTCACAtcatccccactgtgtccctcagtgccacatctgcttggttcttgaacatctccatggacagtgactgcaccacttccctgggcagcttgttccagtgcctcaccactttcttgaagaaattttcctaatatccaacctgaacctcctctggtgcaacttaaggctgTTACCTCTTCTTCTATCACTCTTAccagggagaagaggccaacccccacctctctacaacctcctttcagatcACTAGAAAATAATGTCTCCTTCAcacctccttttctccaaactaaacaatccctagttccctcagccattcctcataagacttgtgctccagacccttcactggatttgttgcccttctttggattTTATTTAGCACGAGTCGAAGGGGTTGTATTCTTAAATCACTTTAAATTACTTTGTTTATAATGCTTTCATGCTCTCCGAAGAGCACTTCTTTACAGTGTTTCTAAGTCATTTAAGCTGTGGTCAAATCAGATAGTAAGAATGGCTGCTGCACAGCTAGAATAATGTAGAGAGTGCTGTGTTCCTGTAATATGACCTCTTACCTGCACCTCTCGCTTTCTCAGAGCAATGTCAACTTGCTGAGATCTATCTACCTCAGCCCATGCTGCTTGGGTCATCCTATAATGCACATAAGCACCCAAATAAGCAACTCTGAGTCCCTTCCTTGATGATATGAGTATTGTGGTGTCAGTAGTTCAGCCCTGTACACATACATGCAAGACCTTGGGCAAATTCTGAAGGATATGCTGATCAGAGCAGTCCCAGAAGCCTAACTTTCTTCTGCTGGCCTCTAGGCTGGACAAAGTTCTCTAATACTGAAGTCTTCAGCACTTGaacatacagaaagaaatgtctCTCTTACCCTGTTGCCTGCTATCCCTATGTTGCCCATCACTGCCTGTCATGTCCGTCCCTTTACAACACTTTGCTGAATTACAAAATCTCATTGCTTTCACTTCTTTTGCTTGAAGAAACCTAGTTTACCACCATCCTTCAACTGCATTGTTTACACTGTATGTTTCACAGGTTGCTGTTGATTCCTGCTTTGGGTTGAAAACCTCAAAATCAATAGGGGAAAAATAGTTCTTTTCAGTTTGTGGTAAATATTGACTGGGTGAGGAGCTGTCTTTCCACTGTTCTACTAGCGATCTGGTGCCATGTGTGTTAAAGGCACACAAGGGGTCAAAGTATGAAGcaggctgggaggaaagcactaGAGCAATCAGGCTGAGTGAACACATTTCCATATGACATCAAAAGCAAGGCACTTCAAAGTCTGCTTTAGCAATGTGAGTTTCGTGAACTGAAATCTCATAAAGTGGATTATAAGATCTGGAGTTCTTACAGTAGCCAGAGGCATGTATGGAAGTGTATGTCTAGCAAAGGGATGTCCATGTAACATCAGTCACTCTaacactgcagctgctttccaCAGTTCTGCCTAGAATAGgacaactgattttttttttcttttcttttcaattaaatataaaataaaaatctagcCCTTCGACTAGATGGGGTGTGAGTCTGTAAATGCATCTGCAGTCATGGATTAAAATTGTATCTGTCTCAAGTTTTAAGCTAACTAAACTTACCTTTGGACTATTTGGcactaaataaaaatactaaatttCTCAAGCATCTATTAAACTTTAGTGGCTAGTTTGGCTTGGTCATTAATACAATTGGTTTATAGTTAATAGCACCCTTATAAGTCATAATGTTTTATATACCTTCAGGTAATAGACATGAATGATTATCAGAGGCGCAGATTTGCTTCCCGTATTATTGACAGCCTGTTCAATACTGTCACTGATAAGAAGATTGCTATCTTAGGATTTGCATTCAAAAAAGATACTGGGGACACAAGGTAAGAAAGTGAATTCAATTAATTAATATGGATTCCCTTGCTACAGCTTGCTACAGCTACATTTGCTACAGCTGTGCAGCTAAACCCACCAGTTCAGTTCTGTTAACAAAAACAGGTCAGACATGGGATCCTTTACCTCTTTTGAATCAATGATTCATATTATAGTGCTTCTTAGATGGGTGAGACAGTTGATTTTTGAGCTCTACAACATACATGAATCGTTCAGAAATTAAACAGATAACTTGTTCTATTTAGTCCCTAACTTGCAAAAGTAACAGCTGTTTCTTGAGTCCTTCCAGTAATGCTAAGACTTTTGCAGCTGACTCAAATTGCTATTAGAAGCCAAGGTTCCATCTTTGTTTTCCCCAAAGATGGctaattctcttttcttgtaaGAGGCAGTCTTGATACAATTCTCCCCAACTACAGTTTGCATGGCATGCTTAGGAGTGATGTTTTGTTACCTATGGTCAGTAGGAGTACTGGGAAGTGGTATTTATCTCTTACATGATTCAGCATAAGAGATACAAACTGTTTAAAATTACTCTCCTTGGCCTCCCTCAAgacttttattttgctgctggcATAGATAATTGCTAAGACATTTAATATAAAACCAGTACAAAGCTCTGGCACTGAGTATCATGACAATTGAAGATTTGTATTATTAAAGCGTATCAGCTGGTTCTTTAACTGTTTAACTCTCTTCTGTAGAGAGTCATCCAGCATCTACATTAGCAAGTATTTAATGGATGAAGGAGCAAAGCTCCATATCTATGACCCTAAAGTACCGAAGGAACAAATCATCTTGGATCTGTCACATCCAGGTGTCTCAGAAGATAACCAAGGTAAGGATGCTTACATTAAATCTCTGTGCTCACTATCCTCCCCCCACCATAGCCAGAAGAAACTCTTTTCTCAAAATACACAAGGTCTACTTAAATATTAAGTATTCATTTTCACCATGGCAATGATGTGCTGTTAGTTACACTTACTGAAGTAGAAGATTGACTGAGCTCAGAAGATTGCTGTAattcttccctctttcccctTTGCTCTTATGGGCTAATGCTAATTCTTTACTattgtatgttttttcttttgacaaatGCTTACTTGAATACCCAGAAAAgaatttttctgtctgtgtaaaTTAAGGAAAGACAAGCAAGAACATTCCATTGTAAAAGAAACTAGTGTTGTTCTGTGAGCTCCTTTATGCCCTGAGTCCTATCTTGTCTGCCTGTGTAAAGTAGAAGTAAAGAAATAGTTCTGGAATTCCCTGTAGAGCATCCGGCCCTGTATGACTTTCTAATTTATCATTGCTTCCTAATTAATCTGTTCCTTCAAATAGGAAGTTTTTAAAGTAGTTATCTATGACTTGAAGTCTCTTGGAGATACAAAGGGTTTTTGGGACCCCTTTCCTTACTTCCATTATGTGGGAGGGAGAGGCCAGTGATGGTGTGTGGTTAGGGGAGAAGACCTAGATCAGGCTGTTTCCAAAAGTGAGGAAAATGGCCTGTGATGAGGAAGGTGTATGTTGCTTCACATGTCCTTGAATTAAAGGGTGACGGGAGGGCTGCCTTTAGGCAGCTGCTGAGGCAAACAAATGTACAGACTTATTTACAGTGGTGTGAACTGAGAGTTAAATAAGTGAGTACTGATATTGTACAAGCGATGACCTTGATAAGAGTTGGCATTTGATCAGTTAACAGTAACTCCCAATTCTAAAGATGCTTTTGATTTGactatgtttttaaaatttaaatgcttAATTTCAAACACTCAAGTGCCTAGATTCTATCTGTTCATATGCCAGATACAAGCTGCTTTCATCAAGTAAAATCATAGTGACAAATGTATTGACAGAAGACATGGTTAGATGAGCAACCCAAGAGTCTTTGAGTAGGGTGACAAAGGAAACTCTTGTTGGGGTGCACCAGATTGTTGCCAATGATACTTGCGGgacaaagctttattttccttctattaCAGTGTCTCGGTTGGTCACTATAAGCCAAGATCCATATGAAGCCTGTGATGGAGCTCATGCCCTTGTAATTTGC
Proteins encoded in this window:
- the UGDH gene encoding UDP-glucose 6-dehydrogenase isoform 2 (isoform 2 is encoded by transcript variant 2), which gives rise to MFEIKKICCIGAGYVGGPTCSVIAQMCPKIQVTVVDVNEARINAWNSDTLPIYEPGLKEVVESCRGRNLFFSTSIDDAIREADLVFISVNTPTKTYGMGKGRAADLKYIEACARRIVQNSNGYKIVTEKSTVPVRAAESIRRIFDANTKPNLDLQVLSNPEFLAEGTAIKDLKNPDRVLIGGDDSPEGQKAVRALCAVYEHWVPKEKILTTNTWSSELSKLAANAFLAQRISSINSISALCEATGADVEEVARAIGTDQRIGNKFLKASVGFGGSCFQKDVLNLVYLCEALNLPEVARYWQQVIDMNDYQRRRFASRIIDSLFNTVTDKKIAILGFAFKKDTGDTRESSSIYISKYLMDEGAKLHIYDPKVPKEQIILDLSHPGVSEDNQVSRLVTISQDPYEACDGAHALVICTEWDMFKELDYERIHKKMLKPAFIFDGRRVLDDLHNELQVIGFQIETIGKKVSAKRIPFASSCEIPKFSLQDPPVKKPRV
- the UGDH gene encoding UDP-glucose 6-dehydrogenase isoform 3 (isoform 3 is encoded by transcript variant 3); the protein is MFEIKKICCIGAGYVGGPTCSVIAQMCPKIQVTVVDVNEARINAWNSDTLPIYEPGLKEVVESCRGRNLFFSTSIDDAIREADLVFISVNTPTKTYGMGKGRAADLKYIEACARRIVQNSNGYKIVTEKSTVPVRAAESIRRIFDANTKPNLDLQVLSNPEFLAEGTAIKDLKNPDRVLIGGDDSPEGQKAVRALCAVYEHWVPKEKILTTNTWSSELSKLAANAFLAQRISSINSISALCEATGADVEEVARAIGTDQRIGNKFLKARFGGSCFQKDVLNLVYLCEALNLPEVARYWQQVIDMNDYQRRRFASRIIDSLFNTVTDKKIAILGFAFKKDTGDTRESSSIYISKYLMDEGAKLHIYDPKVPKEQIILDLSHPGVSEDNQVSRLVTISQDPYEACDGAHALVICTEWDMFKELDYERIHKKMLKPAFIFDGRRVLDDLHNELQVIGFQIETIGKKVSAKRIPFASSCEIPKFSLQDPPVKKPRV
- the UGDH gene encoding UDP-glucose 6-dehydrogenase isoform X1, with product MLLAIMFEIKKICCIGAGYVGGPTCSVIAQMCPKIQVTVVDVNEARINAWNSDTLPIYEPGLKEVVESCRGRNLFFSTSIDDAIREADLVFISVNTPTKTYGMGKGRAADLKYIEACARRIVQNSNGYKIVTEKSTVPVRAAESIRRIFDANTKPNLDLQVLSNPEFLAEGTAIKDLKNPDRVLIGGDDSPEGQKAVRALCAVYEHWVPKEKILTTNTWSSELSKLAANAFLAQRISSINSISALCEATGADVEEVARAIGTDQRIGNKFLKASVGFGGSCFQKDVLNLVYLCEALNLPEVARYWQQVIDMNDYQRRRFASRIIDSLFNTVTDKKIAILGFAFKKDTGDTRESSSIYISKYLMDEGAKLHIYDPKVPKEQIILDLSHPGVSEDNQVSRLVTISQDPYEACDGAHALVICTEWDMFKELDYERIHKKMLKPAFIFDGRRVLDDLHNELQVIGFQIETIGKKVSAKRIPFASSCEIPKFSLQDPPVKKPRV